Proteins encoded in a region of the Streptomyces sp. NBC_00310 genome:
- the hutU gene encoding urocanate hydratase, with protein MSGPRPVRAPRGTELSTLGWQQEAALRMLQNNLDPEVAEHPDKLVVYGGTGKAARDWRSFDAMVRTLKTLKQDETMLVQSGRPVGVMQTHEWAPRVLIANSNLVGDWANWEEFRRLEQLGLTMYGQMTAGSWIYIGTQGILQGTYETFSAVAAKKFDGTLAGTITLTAGLGGMGGAQPLAVTMNDGVAICIDCDPRAIERRIEHRYLDVKADSLDHALQLAVEARDARRPLSIGVLGNAADLVPQLLAMGAPIDIVTDQTSAHDPLAYLPVGVDLDDMASYAAKDPAGFTTRARESMARHVEAMVGFLDAGAEVFDYGNSIRGEAQLAGYERAFAFPGFVPAYIRPLFCEGKGPFRWAALSGDPADIAKTDRAILDLFPENESLHRWIRMAGERVHFQGLPARICWLGYGERDRAGERFNDMVASGELAAPLAIGRDHLDAGSVASPYRETEAMLDGSDAIADWPLLNAMVNVASGASWVSLHHGGGVGMGRSIHAGQVTVADGTKLGGEKLRRVLTNDPGMGVIRHVDAGYDIAESVADDRGVRVPMREGGDA; from the coding sequence GTGTCAGGACCCCGCCCCGTTCGAGCGCCACGCGGTACGGAACTCAGCACCCTGGGCTGGCAGCAGGAAGCCGCCCTGCGGATGCTGCAGAACAACCTCGACCCCGAGGTCGCCGAACACCCCGACAAGCTCGTCGTCTACGGCGGCACGGGCAAGGCCGCCCGCGACTGGCGCTCCTTCGACGCCATGGTCCGCACCCTCAAGACCCTCAAGCAGGACGAGACCATGCTCGTCCAGTCCGGCCGTCCCGTCGGCGTCATGCAGACCCACGAGTGGGCGCCCCGCGTCCTCATCGCCAACTCCAACCTCGTCGGCGACTGGGCCAACTGGGAGGAGTTCCGCCGGCTGGAACAGCTCGGGCTGACCATGTACGGCCAGATGACCGCCGGCTCCTGGATCTACATCGGCACCCAGGGCATCCTCCAGGGCACCTACGAGACCTTCTCCGCCGTCGCCGCCAAGAAGTTCGACGGCACCCTCGCCGGGACGATCACCCTCACCGCCGGCCTCGGCGGCATGGGCGGCGCCCAGCCCCTCGCCGTGACCATGAACGACGGCGTCGCGATCTGCATCGACTGCGACCCTCGCGCCATCGAGCGCCGCATCGAGCACCGCTACCTCGACGTGAAGGCCGACTCCCTCGACCACGCCCTCCAACTGGCCGTCGAGGCCCGGGACGCCCGCCGCCCCCTCTCCATCGGCGTCCTCGGCAACGCCGCCGACCTCGTCCCCCAGCTCCTCGCCATGGGCGCCCCCATCGACATCGTCACCGACCAGACCTCGGCCCACGATCCGCTGGCCTACCTCCCGGTGGGCGTGGACCTCGACGACATGGCGTCGTACGCGGCGAAGGACCCGGCCGGGTTCACCACCCGCGCACGTGAGTCGATGGCCCGGCACGTCGAGGCCATGGTCGGCTTCCTGGACGCCGGTGCCGAGGTCTTCGACTACGGCAACTCCATCCGCGGCGAGGCCCAACTCGCCGGGTACGAGCGGGCGTTCGCCTTTCCCGGCTTCGTCCCCGCCTACATCCGGCCGCTGTTCTGCGAGGGCAAGGGCCCCTTCCGGTGGGCGGCCCTCTCCGGCGACCCCGCCGACATCGCCAAGACCGACCGGGCGATCCTCGACCTCTTCCCCGAGAACGAGTCCCTCCACCGCTGGATCAGGATGGCCGGCGAGCGCGTGCACTTCCAGGGCCTGCCCGCGCGCATCTGCTGGCTCGGCTACGGCGAGCGGGACCGGGCCGGTGAGCGGTTCAACGACATGGTCGCCTCCGGGGAGCTGGCCGCGCCGCTCGCGATCGGCCGCGACCACCTCGACGCCGGCTCCGTCGCCTCCCCCTACCGCGAGACCGAGGCCATGCTCGACGGCTCCGACGCCATCGCCGACTGGCCGCTGCTGAACGCGATGGTCAACGTGGCGTCCGGGGCGTCCTGGGTGTCCCTGCACCACGGTGGTGGCGTGGGCATGGGCCGGTCGATCCACGCCGGTCAGGTGACCGTGGCGGACGGCACGAAGCTCGGCGGGGAGAAGCTCCGGCGTGTACTGACCAACGACCCCGGGATGGGTGTGATCCGGCACGTCGACGCGGGCTACGACATCGCGGAGTCCGTCGCCGACGACCGGGGCGTACGGGTGCCGATGCGCGAGGGCGGCGACGCGTGA
- a CDS encoding STAS domain-containing protein produces the protein MDRGTVGSAQSGRLRVEVREEGPSAVVTPAGELDHHTADLLREPLESCLDKGFTRLVVDCSRLEFCDSTGLNVLLGARLRAESGGGGVHLAGMLPAVARVFEITGADAVFTVHDTLDAALGD, from the coding sequence ATGGACCGTGGGACGGTCGGCAGCGCACAGTCGGGCCGGCTACGGGTCGAGGTGCGGGAAGAGGGCCCCAGTGCCGTCGTGACCCCGGCGGGTGAGCTCGATCACCACACCGCCGACCTGTTGCGTGAGCCACTCGAGAGCTGCCTGGACAAAGGATTCACGCGCCTGGTGGTGGACTGCTCGCGCCTGGAGTTCTGTGACTCCACCGGGCTCAACGTCCTGCTGGGCGCCCGGCTCAGGGCGGAGTCGGGGGGTGGCGGTGTCCATCTGGCGGGAATGCTCCCGGCGGTGGCGCGGGTCTTCGAGATCACCGGGGCGGACGCGGTGTTCACCGTCCACGACACCCTTGATGCGGCCCTGGGCGACTAG
- a CDS encoding allantoate amidohydrolase, with translation MWRELEPIGRHPDSGGYRRFAWTAADAECRAWFEERARDRGLAYEVDRNGNQWAWLGDPEQGDAVVTGSHLDSVPDGGAFDGPLGVVSSFAALDELRARGARFDKPFGIVNFGDEEGARFGLACVGSRLAAGRLTVEQAGRLTDGDGVTLPRAMEAAGYDPEAIGPDPERLARIGAFVELHVEQGRALDLSGDAVGIASAIWPHGRWRFDFRGEANHAGTTRLVDRRDPMLSYAETVLAARREARLAGAVATFGKISVEPNGVNAIPSLVRGWLDSRAEDQKTLDTVVGAIEEAARDYAQEHGIELDVVRESFTPVVEFEHALRDEIARILGRDAADLKVPVLGTGAGHDAGILSGTVPTAMLFVRNPTGVSHSPAEHAAEDDCLAGVTALADVLEGLARR, from the coding sequence ATGTGGCGGGAGCTCGAGCCCATCGGCCGGCACCCCGACTCAGGCGGATACCGGCGGTTCGCGTGGACTGCCGCCGATGCCGAATGCCGGGCCTGGTTCGAGGAGCGGGCCCGGGACCGGGGGCTGGCCTACGAGGTCGACCGGAACGGCAACCAGTGGGCCTGGCTCGGGGACCCGGAGCAGGGTGACGCCGTCGTCACCGGGTCGCATCTCGACTCCGTGCCCGACGGCGGGGCTTTCGACGGCCCCCTCGGTGTCGTGTCGTCCTTCGCCGCGCTCGATGAACTGCGGGCCCGGGGTGCGCGGTTCGACAAGCCGTTCGGGATCGTCAACTTCGGCGACGAGGAGGGCGCGCGGTTCGGCCTGGCCTGTGTGGGGTCGCGGCTGGCCGCCGGGCGGCTCACCGTCGAGCAGGCGGGGCGGCTGACCGACGGGGACGGGGTCACCCTGCCGCGGGCGATGGAGGCCGCCGGGTACGACCCGGAGGCAATCGGGCCGGATCCGGAGCGGCTCGCGCGGATCGGGGCGTTCGTCGAGCTGCACGTCGAGCAGGGGCGGGCCCTGGACCTGTCCGGGGACGCCGTCGGGATCGCCAGTGCCATCTGGCCGCACGGACGCTGGCGGTTCGACTTCCGGGGCGAGGCGAACCACGCCGGAACGACGCGGCTCGTCGACCGCCGGGACCCCATGCTGTCGTACGCGGAGACCGTTCTCGCGGCCCGCCGGGAGGCACGGCTCGCCGGTGCCGTCGCCACGTTCGGCAAGATCTCCGTCGAGCCGAACGGGGTCAACGCCATTCCCTCCCTCGTGCGCGGCTGGCTCGACTCCCGCGCCGAGGACCAGAAGACACTGGACACGGTCGTCGGCGCGATCGAAGAGGCCGCCCGGGACTACGCCCAGGAACACGGGATCGAGCTCGATGTCGTCCGGGAGTCCTTCACTCCCGTCGTCGAGTTCGAGCACGCGCTGCGGGACGAGATCGCCCGCATCCTGGGCCGGGACGCGGCCGACCTCAAGGTGCCGGTGCTCGGGACCGGCGCCGGACACGACGCCGGGATCCTCTCCGGGACCGTCCCGACCGCCATGCTGTTCGTGCGCAACCCGACAGGCGTCTCGCACTCCCCGGCCGAGCACGCCGCCGAGGACGACTGCCTGGCCGGGGTGACCGCGCTCGCCGACGTACTGGAAGGGCTGGCCCGCAGGTGA
- a CDS encoding ATP-binding protein, with product MSTTRPFSPGDRGPEPGAGGASGVSGGDPPAAPAAGSQSRRLSFEGESGVVPLARDFTRQALHAWGWLPAATADQRAAAEDVLLVVSELVTNACLHAGGPAELRIGCDNKVLRIEVSDRGAGNPAPRTPHRAGRPGGHGMFIVQRLCLDWGVVRAPGAAGKTVWAELGAPA from the coding sequence ATGAGCACCACCCGGCCTTTCTCGCCGGGCGACCGCGGCCCGGAACCGGGTGCCGGCGGCGCTTCCGGGGTGTCCGGCGGGGACCCGCCCGCGGCCCCCGCCGCGGGCAGTCAGTCCCGTCGGCTCAGTTTCGAGGGTGAGAGCGGGGTGGTGCCGCTCGCCCGTGACTTCACCCGCCAGGCGCTGCACGCGTGGGGGTGGTTGCCGGCCGCGACCGCGGATCAGCGGGCCGCGGCGGAGGACGTGCTGCTGGTGGTGTCCGAGCTGGTCACCAACGCGTGTCTCCATGCGGGGGGCCCGGCCGAGTTGCGGATCGGGTGCGACAACAAGGTGCTGCGGATCGAGGTGTCCGACCGGGGGGCGGGGAATCCGGCGCCGCGGACACCGCATCGGGCCGGGCGGCCGGGTGGGCACGGGATGTTCATCGTGCAGCGGCTGTGTCTGGACTGGGGGGTCGTACGGGCTCCCGGGGCGGCCGGGAAGACCGTGTGGGCGGAGTTGGGGGCACCGGCCTGA
- a CDS encoding RNA polymerase sigma factor SigF, which yields MEDIMSPRLDESHTQRATSASAPEETQADLAHDPGDALADLPEIPPYDEVGPVDARALSKTLFERLESLEEGTYEYSYVRNTLVELNLALVKFAASRFRSRSEPMEDIIQVGTIGLIKAIDRFELSRGVEFPTFAMPTIVGEIKRFFRDTSWSVRVPRRLQELRLDLAKVGDELAQKLDRAPTVGELAERLGLTKDEVVEGMAASNAYTASSLDAQPEEDDSEGALADRIGYEDHGLEGIEYVESLKPLIAELPPRDRQILSLRFVANMTQSEIGDELGISQMHVSRLLSRTLVRLRKGLTLEE from the coding sequence ATGGAGGACATCATGTCACCCCGGCTCGACGAATCGCATACCCAGAGGGCGACGTCGGCATCCGCCCCGGAAGAGACGCAGGCCGACCTCGCCCATGATCCGGGCGACGCGCTCGCCGACCTTCCGGAGATCCCCCCGTACGACGAGGTGGGGCCGGTGGACGCACGGGCCCTGTCCAAGACCCTCTTCGAGCGGCTGGAGTCCCTCGAGGAAGGCACGTACGAATACTCGTACGTTCGCAACACCCTGGTCGAACTCAACCTGGCTCTGGTGAAGTTCGCCGCCTCCCGGTTCCGCTCGCGCAGCGAACCGATGGAGGACATCATCCAGGTCGGCACGATCGGCCTGATCAAGGCCATCGACCGCTTCGAACTGAGCCGGGGCGTCGAGTTCCCCACCTTCGCGATGCCAACCATCGTCGGCGAGATCAAGCGTTTCTTCCGCGACACGAGCTGGTCCGTACGCGTGCCGCGCAGACTTCAGGAACTCCGGCTCGACCTGGCCAAGGTCGGCGACGAACTGGCCCAGAAGCTCGATCGCGCTCCGACGGTGGGAGAGTTGGCGGAGCGCCTCGGCCTCACGAAGGACGAGGTCGTCGAGGGCATGGCCGCGTCGAACGCGTACACCGCCTCGTCGCTGGACGCCCAGCCCGAGGAGGACGACTCCGAGGGCGCGCTGGCGGACCGGATCGGCTACGAGGACCACGGGCTCGAAGGCATCGAGTACGTCGAGTCCCTGAAGCCGCTGATCGCCGAACTGCCGCCGCGCGACCGGCAGATCCTTTCCCTGCGGTTCGTGGCCAACATGACGCAGTCCGAGATCGGGGACGAACTGGGCATCTCCCAGATGCACGTGTCCCGGCTGCTCTCCCGCACGCTGGTGCGGCTGCGCAAGGGGCTGACGCTGGAGGAGTGA
- a CDS encoding RICIN domain-containing protein: MTRARDERPGGDDGHGHQQDTGTPGARPDEVSEHRHAKASDARLTALLRADSPTAYQALRELRERHHPAVLAYARLCAASESSARELATQAFTVATRETARGIEPTVPWRHRLLLLTARVAAGWAGDGGATGLDPALRLVLDTTGPDGPVPPLLAAFELLPPRPQGLIWYGVVEREPDDRTAVLLGLTPDDVTYKRDSAFLALRQACLRVRLAASDDPRCQDFRRLIEESVRPDTPRHSTDLHTHMEHCAYCSGAYEELCALRDSPRATLAEGLLPWGGTAYARGGVGARDSVGARDDAGARDGTGAWDGGRSDAGAEAAGGFGEAETGAGPWAGAGTGPRAGAGTGTGSGAGDWAGAEAAAAAAAVAAAWAASGFGSDAGPDVGPASGSPSGFGVGSDSGSSSGFGVGSDSGSSSGFGVGSDSGSSSGFGVGSDSGGRDRAADGVGAEPRGGALAGAEAWEGPAVEGGTGAWADAAAGTATAAGRAAGAAGSRAGAGTAAGAHDGGAGASSRAGTGAVAEAGVPGAGWSPSRRFVLTSVALGVALAPLLAFLVFSGSVGSSSDGAADSVGTPATPPSGPVTPTVPQSPTPSPTPSDTGSPSKPPAKEKPTRSPSPSPSRTGLPTPSLPYGPPLNGAYAQVVNIASGLCLDIRGELEKGTDVVTATCSARATQRWRLDSHRNALQSFADPDLCLDSRGATDDGVGIWECDSLEGDNGENLRFEVDSRGVIRPAIAPGHAVTPDALGSVTFDEVSGRDGQRWRAGAGPVHA, encoded by the coding sequence ATGACTCGGGCTCGGGACGAGCGCCCCGGCGGCGACGACGGCCATGGGCACCAGCAGGACACCGGCACGCCGGGCGCACGCCCCGACGAGGTGTCCGAGCACCGGCACGCGAAGGCGTCCGACGCGCGGCTCACCGCGCTGTTACGCGCCGACTCGCCGACCGCGTACCAGGCCCTGCGCGAGCTGCGTGAGCGTCACCACCCGGCCGTCCTCGCCTATGCCCGGCTGTGCGCCGCGAGCGAGTCCTCGGCACGGGAGCTGGCGACACAGGCGTTCACGGTCGCCACCCGGGAGACGGCGCGCGGCATCGAGCCGACCGTCCCCTGGCGCCACCGGCTGCTCCTGCTGACCGCCCGGGTCGCCGCCGGCTGGGCCGGGGACGGAGGCGCGACCGGTCTCGACCCCGCCCTGCGCCTCGTGCTGGACACCACGGGCCCCGACGGCCCCGTCCCGCCCCTGCTCGCGGCGTTCGAACTCCTGCCGCCCCGCCCGCAGGGCCTCATCTGGTACGGCGTCGTGGAGCGCGAACCGGACGACCGTACGGCCGTACTCCTCGGCCTCACCCCCGACGACGTGACGTACAAGCGGGACTCCGCGTTCCTCGCCCTGCGCCAGGCCTGTCTCAGAGTGCGCCTCGCCGCCTCCGACGACCCCCGCTGCCAGGACTTCCGCCGGCTGATCGAGGAGTCCGTACGACCGGACACCCCCCGCCACAGCACGGATCTGCACACCCATATGGAGCATTGCGCGTACTGCTCCGGTGCGTACGAGGAGCTGTGCGCCCTGCGCGACAGCCCGCGCGCGACCCTCGCGGAGGGGCTGCTGCCCTGGGGCGGTACGGCGTATGCGCGGGGTGGGGTGGGGGCGCGGGACAGCGTGGGGGCGCGGGACGATGCGGGTGCGCGGGACGGAACCGGCGCGTGGGACGGCGGCCGTTCGGACGCCGGAGCGGAGGCCGCGGGGGGCTTCGGGGAAGCGGAGACCGGGGCCGGGCCTTGGGCCGGGGCGGGGACGGGGCCTCGGGCCGGGGCCGGGACAGGGACAGGCTCCGGAGCAGGGGATTGGGCAGGGGCGGAGGCGGCGGCCGCGGCTGCCGCCGTGGCAGCGGCATGGGCGGCGTCCGGCTTCGGCTCCGACGCCGGCCCCGACGTCGGCCCCGCCTCCGGGAGCCCCTCCGGCTTCGGCGTCGGTTCCGACTCCGGGAGCTCCTCCGGCTTCGGCGTCGGTTCCGACTCCGGGAGCTCCTCCGGCTTCGGCGTCGGTTCCGACTCCGGGAGCTCCTCCGGCTTCGGCGTCGGTTCCGACTCCGGCGGCAGGGATCGTGCGGCGGACGGGGTGGGGGCGGAGCCCCGGGGCGGTGCGCTGGCCGGGGCGGAGGCGTGGGAAGGTCCCGCCGTCGAAGGCGGCACCGGTGCTTGGGCCGACGCGGCGGCGGGCACCGCGACGGCCGCCGGCCGTGCGGCGGGCGCGGCCGGGAGCAGGGCCGGTGCCGGGACAGCGGCCGGGGCCCACGACGGCGGGGCCGGGGCGTCAAGCCGGGCCGGCACCGGGGCCGTTGCCGAGGCCGGGGTGCCGGGGGCCGGGTGGTCGCCGTCCCGGCGGTTCGTGCTGACGTCGGTGGCCCTGGGGGTGGCGCTGGCGCCGCTGCTGGCGTTCCTGGTGTTCTCGGGCTCGGTCGGCTCGTCGTCCGACGGCGCGGCGGATTCCGTCGGTACGCCCGCCACGCCGCCGTCGGGCCCGGTGACCCCGACGGTCCCGCAGAGCCCGACGCCGTCCCCGACCCCTTCGGACACCGGGAGCCCCTCGAAGCCCCCGGCGAAGGAGAAGCCGACGCGGAGCCCGAGTCCGAGTCCGTCGAGGACGGGCCTCCCTACGCCGTCGCTGCCGTACGGGCCGCCGCTGAACGGCGCCTACGCCCAGGTGGTGAACATCGCCTCGGGCCTGTGCCTGGACATCCGGGGCGAGTTGGAGAAGGGCACCGACGTCGTCACCGCCACCTGCTCCGCGCGCGCCACCCAGCGCTGGCGCCTCGACTCCCACCGGAACGCCCTCCAGTCGTTCGCCGATCCCGACCTGTGCCTCGACAGCCGGGGGGCGACCGACGACGGCGTGGGCATCTGGGAGTGCGACTCGCTGGAGGGGGACAACGGCGAGAACCTGAGGTTCGAGGTCGACTCCCGGGGAGTGATCCGCCCGGCGATCGCGCCGGGGCACGCCGTGACCCCGGACGCGCTCGGCTCCGTCACCTTCGACGAGGTGTCGGGGCGCGACGGGCAGCGGTGGCGGGCGGGCGCCGGGCCCGTCCACGCCTGA
- a CDS encoding LPXTG cell wall anchor domain-containing protein, protein MWGAEVSYRTYQKRTAALASLVALAGSAVLMAAPVAHAEVVDVEYNCKTPIGDKSAVSPIDIKGVESGDGYKITMSWQKGVSSSPVELGKGAMTPSATIELGGADNGTLTVTGPANQEALPANTPIKINDLSGTYTPKKTGKVDFTAGVLTIKALGTVTTCTPGNDPGPSLTLDVTAAGGSASGGSGGGSDTGGSGGTGGSGGELPQTGPLDSAVALGTLGGTVLLAGTAGVLWVTRRNQAVRR, encoded by the coding sequence ATGTGGGGTGCCGAGGTGTCGTACCGGACGTACCAGAAACGAACCGCCGCGCTCGCGTCCCTCGTGGCCCTGGCCGGCTCGGCGGTGCTGATGGCCGCCCCGGTGGCCCATGCCGAGGTCGTGGACGTCGAGTACAACTGCAAGACGCCGATCGGGGACAAGTCCGCGGTGTCGCCGATCGACATCAAGGGTGTCGAGAGCGGCGACGGCTACAAGATCACGATGTCGTGGCAGAAGGGCGTGTCGTCCAGCCCGGTCGAACTGGGCAAGGGCGCGATGACGCCGAGCGCCACGATCGAGTTGGGCGGGGCCGACAACGGGACGCTCACGGTGACGGGGCCGGCGAACCAGGAGGCGCTTCCGGCCAACACGCCGATCAAGATCAATGACCTGAGCGGTACGTACACCCCGAAGAAGACCGGCAAGGTCGACTTCACCGCGGGTGTGCTCACCATCAAGGCCCTCGGCACGGTGACCACCTGCACGCCGGGCAACGACCCCGGCCCGTCGCTGACTCTCGACGTCACCGCCGCGGGCGGGAGCGCCTCGGGCGGGTCGGGGGGCGGGTCCGACACCGGCGGTTCGGGTGGTACGGGCGGTTCGGGCGGCGAGTTGCCGCAGACCGGGCCCCTCGACTCGGCGGTCGCCCTCGGCACGCTCGGTGGCACGGTGCTGCTCGCGGGGACGGCGGGGGTGCTCTGGGTGACACGCAGGAACCAGGCGGTACGTCGCTGA
- a CDS encoding formimidoylglutamate deiminase, whose protein sequence is MTETTYWLEHAWLGTHVEPGVTLTVAGEGTPRAGRITAVRGETPTPPPGAVVLRGLTLPGLANAHSHAFHRALRGTVQVGSGTFWTWREVMYRVADRLTPDTYHALARAVYAEMALAGITAVGEFHYVHHAPGGTPYADPNAMGEALIEAAAEAGIRITLLDTAYLSAGFGKAPDHHQLRFSDGTAEAWAERCSVLKDRDHARIGAAVHSVRAVPAGQLATVARWAEERRAPLHVHLSEQTAENDACHEAHGRTPAQLLADHGVLGPRTTGVHNTHLTDEDIALIGDSGTGTCMCPTTERDLADGIGPAVALQRAGSPLSLGSDSHAVVDLLEEARAMELNERLRTRTRGHWTAAALLRAASADGHAAIGWDDAGALETGALADFTTIALDSVRTAGPLPRLGAETAVFAASAADVSHTVVGGRHVVRDGAHALVPDVPGALADAVEALRG, encoded by the coding sequence GTGACGGAGACGACCTACTGGCTCGAACACGCCTGGCTCGGCACCCATGTCGAGCCAGGCGTGACCCTGACCGTGGCCGGAGAGGGCACCCCCCGGGCCGGCCGCATCACCGCCGTGCGCGGCGAGACGCCCACCCCGCCCCCGGGCGCGGTCGTCCTGCGCGGGCTCACCCTGCCCGGCCTCGCCAACGCCCACAGCCACGCCTTCCACCGCGCCCTGCGCGGAACCGTCCAGGTCGGCTCGGGCACCTTCTGGACCTGGCGCGAGGTCATGTACCGGGTGGCGGACCGGCTGACCCCGGACACGTACCACGCCCTCGCGCGGGCCGTGTACGCGGAGATGGCGCTGGCCGGGATCACGGCCGTGGGCGAGTTCCACTACGTGCACCACGCCCCCGGCGGCACCCCGTACGCCGACCCGAACGCCATGGGCGAGGCGCTCATCGAGGCCGCGGCCGAGGCGGGCATCCGGATCACCCTCCTCGACACGGCCTACCTCTCCGCCGGCTTCGGAAAGGCGCCCGACCACCATCAGCTCCGCTTCTCCGACGGCACCGCGGAGGCCTGGGCGGAACGCTGTTCAGTTCTCAAGGACCGGGATCACGCGCGGATCGGGGCGGCCGTGCACTCCGTACGGGCCGTGCCGGCCGGGCAGCTGGCGACGGTGGCGCGATGGGCCGAGGAGCGGCGGGCCCCGCTGCATGTGCACCTGTCGGAGCAGACGGCGGAGAACGACGCCTGCCACGAGGCGCACGGCCGCACCCCCGCCCAACTCCTCGCCGACCACGGTGTCCTGGGCCCCCGCACCACCGGCGTCCACAACACCCACCTCACCGACGAGGACATCGCCCTCATCGGCGACAGCGGCACCGGCACCTGCATGTGCCCCACGACCGAACGGGACCTCGCGGACGGCATCGGACCGGCCGTCGCCCTGCAACGGGCGGGCTCCCCGCTCTCCCTCGGCTCCGACAGCCACGCCGTCGTCGACCTGCTCGAAGAGGCGCGCGCGATGGAACTGAACGAGCGGCTGCGCACCCGTACACGCGGTCACTGGACGGCGGCGGCCCTCCTGCGGGCGGCCTCGGCCGACGGCCACGCGGCGATCGGCTGGGACGACGCCGGTGCCCTGGAGACGGGCGCGCTCGCCGACTTCACGACGATCGCGCTCGACTCCGTCAGGACAGCGGGGCCGCTTCCACGGCTCGGCGCGGAGACGGCGGTATTCGCCGCGTCGGCAGCGGACGTGTCGCACACGGTCGTGGGAGGTCGGCACGTCGTACGGGACGGGGCGCACGCGCTCGTACCGGATGTGCCGGGAGCTCTCGCGGACGCCGTCGAAGCACTGCGCGGATGA
- the hutI gene encoding imidazolonepropionase translates to MTPGRPPTRPAPEPAPAPDPTADQATKDAMSSPTNVSPAHSASTASTLITNIAALVTNDPSLGDGSPLGLIQGAAVVIDGERIAWTGDQSKAPATDNRVDAGGRAVIPGFVDSHSHLVFAGDRTAEFNARMSGRAYSAGGIRTTVAATRAATDEELEANLTRYLREALRQGTTTFETKSGYGLTVEDEARALRIAARHTDEVTYLGAHIVSPDHAEDPAAYVALVTGEMLDACAPYARWIDVFCEKGAFDGGQARAILTAGRARGLHPRIHANQLSYGPGVQLAVELDAASADHCTHLTDADVDALAHSRTVATLLPGAEFSTRAEWPDARRLLDAGVTVALSTDCNPGSSFTSSVPFCVALAVRDMGMTPDEAVWSATAGGARALRRDDVGRVTPGAYADLALLDAPSHVHLAYRPGVPLVTDVWRRGVRVV, encoded by the coding sequence ATGACCCCCGGCCGCCCGCCCACGCGACCGGCCCCCGAGCCGGCCCCCGCACCCGACCCCACCGCCGACCAGGCCACCAAGGACGCCATGAGCAGCCCGACGAACGTCAGCCCCGCCCACTCAGCGAGCACCGCGAGCACGCTCATCACCAACATCGCTGCCCTGGTCACCAACGACCCCTCCCTCGGCGACGGTTCCCCCCTCGGACTGATCCAGGGCGCGGCCGTCGTCATCGACGGTGAACGCATCGCGTGGACCGGTGATCAAAGCAAAGCACCCGCCACTGACAATCGGGTCGACGCCGGTGGGCGGGCGGTGATCCCCGGCTTCGTGGACTCCCACTCCCACCTCGTCTTCGCGGGCGACCGGACCGCCGAGTTCAACGCCCGCATGTCCGGCCGGGCCTACAGCGCGGGCGGCATCCGGACGACCGTCGCCGCCACCCGCGCCGCCACCGACGAGGAACTGGAGGCCAACCTCACCCGCTACCTCCGTGAGGCCCTCCGTCAGGGCACCACCACCTTCGAGACGAAGTCCGGCTACGGCCTGACCGTCGAGGACGAGGCGCGGGCGCTGCGCATCGCCGCGCGGCACACGGACGAGGTGACGTACCTCGGCGCCCACATCGTGTCCCCCGACCACGCCGAGGACCCCGCCGCCTACGTCGCGCTCGTCACCGGCGAGATGCTCGACGCCTGTGCCCCGTACGCTCGTTGGATCGACGTCTTCTGCGAGAAGGGCGCCTTCGACGGCGGCCAGGCCCGGGCGATCCTCACGGCGGGCAGGGCCAGGGGCCTGCACCCGCGCATCCACGCCAACCAGCTGTCGTACGGCCCCGGCGTCCAGCTCGCCGTGGAACTCGACGCGGCGAGCGCGGACCACTGCACCCACCTCACCGACGCCGACGTGGACGCCCTCGCCCACAGCCGGACGGTCGCCACGCTCCTCCCCGGCGCCGAGTTCTCCACCCGCGCCGAGTGGCCGGACGCCCGCCGCCTCCTCGACGCGGGCGTCACCGTGGCCCTCTCCACGGACTGCAACCCGGGATCGTCCTTCACCTCGTCCGTCCCCTTCTGCGTCGCGCTCGCGGTGCGGGACATGGGGATGACGCCGGACGAGGCGGTCTGGTCGGCCACGGCGGGGGGCGCGCGGGCGCTCCGCCGCGACGACGTCGGCCGCGTCACGCCGGGCGCGTACGCCGACCTCGCGCTGCTGGACGCGCCCAGCCACGTCCACCTCGCCTACCGGCCGGGAGTCCCCCTGGTCACGGACGTATGGCGCAGGGGCGTACGCGTCGTCTGA